GCCGGTGGCAGAACAGCGTGGGCCAGTTGAGCTGGCGCATCAGCGGCTGCGCAAATTGCTCGAATGTGTCCGAGAGAATGATGACCTGCACGAGCGTGCGCAGTTCGTTCAGGAACTCCAGTGCGCCGGGCAGGGGCTGCAGCGAGCCGATGACGGCCTGAATCTGCGACAGCGTGATGCCGTGCCGGCCGAGAATGTCGAGCCGGTAGCGCATGAGCCGGTCGTAATCCGGTTCGTCGCGCGTCGTGCGGCGAAGTTCGGCAATGCCCGTTCTCTCCGCGACGGCAATCCAGATTTCCGGCGTCAGAACGCCTTCCATGTCCAAGGTCACAATGGCCTGCTGCATCGGGCGCGGAGGATTCCAATTTGGACCCGGGCTGTCGAGCCTGTGTTGGCTTTACTCGACCGTCGGTGCGTGTCACAACTGCGCGGATAAAACCATGAAATCATTCAGCCGTTTCCTGCTTCTTGGCAGCGTGAGCTTTGGACTCGCTGCTTGTGCGACCGCGCCGCGGATGGCGGACCGCGCCGTGCCCGCGTTTCCCGGCGC
This DNA window, taken from Verrucomicrobiia bacterium, encodes the following:
- the thrH gene encoding bifunctional phosphoserine phosphatase/homoserine phosphotransferase ThrH — translated: MQQAIVTLDMEGVLTPEIWIAVAERTGIAELRRTTRDEPDYDRLMRYRLDILGRHGITLSQIQAVIGSLQPLPGALEFLNELRTLVQVIILSDTFEQFAQPLMRQLNWPTLFCHRLIVENDRVTGYQLRIPEQKQRAVAALKLLNYRVISAGDSYNDTAMLSEAHVGFLIHAPENVKREFPKFKAVESHAELLREIKAVLAAS